Proteins co-encoded in one Coregonus clupeaformis isolate EN_2021a chromosome 17, ASM2061545v1, whole genome shotgun sequence genomic window:
- the LOC121586093 gene encoding cytoplasmic dynein 1 intermediate chain 1 isoform X3: MSDKSDLKAELERKKQRLAQIREEKKRKEEERKKKESESLQQKTENVSEDSDLDRKRRETEALLQSIGISPEPPLVQPLQLLTWDTCYFHYLVPTPMSPSSQSVSTTSDAGSQESVDGGTVGRTLQWDTDPSALQLQADSELGRRMHRLGASKIVQIDFLPKELVTYTKETQTPSAAHQSEEEEEDEEGTEPKAAPQTDQPEEEGEAEDSKEAHPRELTEEEREQILHSEDFLVFFERSVSVVERALAEEGDIFFDYSGRDLEDKEGDMQGGSNLSFNRVFHDEHWSKHRVVTCLDWSPQYPELMVASYNSNEDAPHEPDGIALVWNMKFKKTTAEYTFHCQSSVMSVGFAQFHPNLVVGGTYSGQIVLWDNRSHRRTPVQRTPLSAAAHTHPVYCVNVVGTQNANNLITVSTDGKMCSWSLDMLSQPQESMELVYNKSKPVAVTGMAFPAGDVNNYVVGSEEGMVYSASRHGSKAGIAEMFEGHQGPVTGISCHNAVGTVDFSHLFITSSFDWTVKLWSTKHNKPLYSFEDNADYVYDVSWSPVHPALFASVDGMGRLDLWNLNNDTEVPTASVTIEGACALNRVRWASGGREVAVGDSEGRVWIYDVGELAVPHPEDWSRFARTLVEIRANRGDGEEEGAVELAA, translated from the exons ATGTCTGACAAAAGTGACCTGAAAGCTGAGCTGGAGCGAAAGAAACAGAGGTTAGCTCAAATacgagaggagaagaagagaaaggaggaggagaggaaaaagaAGGAG TCTGAGAGTCTTCAGCAGAAGACAGAGAATGTCTCTGAAGATTCTGACTTGGACCGCAAACGAAGAGAGACGGAAGCGCTGCTGCAGAGTATTGGGATCTCACCAGAACCACCATTAG TGCAGCCTCTGCAGCTCTTAACATGGGATACCTGttattttcattatttagtcccaACCCCTATGTCTCCCTCTTCACAATCAGTGAGCACCACCAGTGATGCTGGCAGCCAGGAGTCCGTAGATGGTGGGACAGTGGGAAG GACCCTGCAGTGGGACACGGACCCCTCTGCTCTCCAGCTGCAGGCCGACTCTGAGCTGGG GCGCAGGATGCACAGACTTGGAGCGTCAAAAATAGTACAGATTGACTTCCTTCCCAAAGAGCTTGTGACCTACACTAAAGAGACCCAGACTCCTTCAGCAGCACATCAATCTGAAG aagaagaagaggatgaggagggcaCTGAGCCTAAAGCtgcccctcagactgaccagcccgaggaggagggagaggcagaggacaGTAAAGAGG CCCACCCCAGAGAGCTgacggaggaggagagggaacagatCCTTCACTCCGAGGACTTCCTGGTCTTCTTTGAGCGGTCGGTCTCTGTGGTGGAGCGGGCGCTGGCCGAGGAGGGAGACATCTTCTTCGACTACAGCGGCCGGGACCTGGAGGACAAAGAAGG GGACATGCAAGGTGGATCCAATCTGTCTTTCAACCGTGTGTTCCATGATGAGCACTGGTCCAAACACCGAGTAGTCACCTGCTTAGACTGGTCCCCACAG TACCCTGAACTGATGGTGGCCTCTTACAACAGCAACGAGGATGCTCCACACGAGCCTGATGGGATAGCGCTGGTGTGGAACATGAAATTCAAGAAGACTACTGCAGAGTATACGTTTCACTGCCAG tcgtCAGTGATGTCTGTGGGCTTTGCTCAGTTCCATCCTAACCTGGTGGTGGGGGGAACGTACTCAGGACAGATTGTGTTGTGGGATAACCGTAGTCACAGGAGGACCCCTGTCCAGAGGACCCCTCTGTCTGCTGCGGCACACACT CACCCAGTGTACTGTGTGAACGTGGTGGGTACCCAGAATGCCAACAACCTGATAACAGTGTCTACTGATGGGAAGATGTGCTCCTGGAGTCTAGACATGCTCTCTCAGCCACAG GAGAGTATGGAGCTGGTGTACAATAAGTCCAAGCCTGTAGCAGTAACAGGAATGGCCTTCCCTGCCGGAGATGTTAACAACTATGTGGTAGGAAGCGAGGAAGGGATGGTGTACTCTGCGTCCCGCCACGGCAG TAAAGCAGGTATAGCGGAGATGTTTGAGGGGCACCAGGGCCCAGTGACTGGGATCAGCTGCCATAACGCTGTGGGCACTGTCGACTTCTCACACCTCTTCATCACATCCTCCTTTGACTGGACAGTCAAACTGTGGTCAACCAAG cacaACAAGCCACTGTACTCTTTTGAGGATAATGCAGACTATGTCTATGATGTCAGTTGGTCCCCTGTGCATCCGGCTCTCTTTGCCTCCGTGGATGGGATGGGCCGTTTGGACCTGTGGAACCTCAACAATGACACTGAG GTGCCCACAGCGAGTGTGACTATCGAGGGGGCATGTGCTCTGAACCGTGTGAGATGGGCGTCGGGAGGCAGAGAGGTTGCCGTGGGTGACTCGGAGGGTCGTGTCTGGATCTACGATGTGGGAGAG CTGGCAGTGCCACACCCTGAGGACTGGAGCCGCTTCGCCCGCACCCTGGTTGAGATCCGTGCCAACCGCggtgatggagaggaggagggggccgTGGAGCTGGCAGCCTGA